Genomic DNA from Methanofollis sp. W23:
AGCAGGACACCATCGGGGGAACACCACTCACCTGCCGCACCTCACCTCTCCTCACCGCGGGGGGGTCCGGGGGTGCAACCTCCAGCGCGAGATTCCAAGAAAGATTCTACGATTGGGGGCGGCACACCTGATTGATCATCACGCCTTCCCACACCATCGGCCGGGGGCGCTGCCCCTGGATCCCCGGGATGAAGATAGGGTGGGGAAGGCAGAACGCCGATCATGCTGAAGGCGCATCTATCATCTGCATACCATCTTCAACGATATAAGGCTGGTTCAAATTCTCATGCAAATCCGGAGAGTAATCGTCAGGATCATTCATGGTGCTGGCTTGAAAGCCCCTTCATGTGCGTTTCAACAGAACCTGTCAAACAAGTCTTTGGTGGACGGGACGAGATATTTGGGGATCATTTTATCGCAACTATGGTTTACTCGATCATGTGGCAGGAACAACCATATGAGCGGTGGGCGATTTAGGGCGTGCTCTTGATATGACTTCATTCAGTTTTTTTGTATGTTCTCCGGTCCTTGAATATATTCAAGCAATTCTTTTGTGCTTTATGCATGGTTTCTGTGAAAATCTTCTTTGTACTTCTTAAGGATTTATAAACGTTGGACGGCATACATGCCCAAAAAATGGCCCAATATTTCTTTCTAATAAATTTCCTTGTAACACAGTTATTTAATAGATTTCGTGCAATGTCTGGTCTTTTTGCGTGGATATTCCCCCAAGCTCTTCTAATCTGTCTTAGAGCGATGTATTCTCGAAGGTCTTCCAGCATCGCGGGCGATACTTTTCCTGCATCTATCGCCTTTTTGGCTATGCGAACGAAAACAGCTTCTCCAAGAGGTTCAACTCTATTACATGCTCTGTTTGAGGCTTCGGTATGATAGATTCCTTTGCTATTCCAACTGAAAGTGATGGGATATTTCAGAGCTATTCGCCCCCAGAGGTCAACATCTTCACCCATCCACTCCTCTGTGCTGAATCCGTCCATCTCTTTTAGGATATATATGGGGATGGCAACTGTTGATGCTGATATCGGTGGATCCCCGAAGGTGGCAGCTTTAAAATAACTGGGGAGCAGACCCTCCCATGGTTCTTGGGGTATATCATCACTAAATGATGCGACATGGACTTTTGAATCCTTCTCTTTTACAAGGTATGCTGTCCCATATGCCCCCGCTTCAGGGTAACTATCTCGTAATCTCAACAATGTCCTGAGGTGTTCCGTTGACCACTCATCATCTGCATCTAGAAACGCGACCAACTCCGCTCGGACCGCCTCAATCCCCCGATTCCTCGCGGCCGATACCCCCCGGTTCTCCTGCTGGATCAACTGGATCCTTGGATCATCAAACCCCCTGACGACCTCTGCCCCCTCATCGGTGGAGCCGTCGTCCACCACGATCACCTCGAAGTCCTGGAAGGTCTGGGCGAGGACAGAGTTCAGGGCGCGGGCGATATAGGGGCCTTTGTTGTAGAGGGGGATGACGACTGAGACTGCTGGTATGTCTGTCATTTCAATTTTCTCCGAGAAGGTTCTTCAGTTCTATTCCGGCATTCAATGCAGACCTCTGAACCCCCGGGATCCGCTCTGTCAGATCGTTCCTGATT
This window encodes:
- a CDS encoding glycosyltransferase family A protein; the encoded protein is MTDIPAVSVVIPLYNKGPYIARALNSVLAQTFQDFEVIVVDDGSTDEGAEVVRGFDDPRIQLIQQENRGVSAARNRGIEAVRAELVAFLDADDEWSTEHLRTLLRLRDSYPEAGAYGTAYLVKEKDSKVHVASFSDDIPQEPWEGLLPSYFKAATFGDPPISASTVAIPIYILKEMDGFSTEEWMGEDVDLWGRIALKYPITFSWNSKGIYHTEASNRACNRVEPLGEAVFVRIAKKAIDAGKVSPAMLEDLREYIALRQIRRAWGNIHAKRPDIARNLLNNCVTRKFIRKKYWAIFWACMPSNVYKSLRSTKKIFTETMHKAQKNCLNIFKDRRTYKKTE